In Tachypleus tridentatus isolate NWPU-2018 chromosome 7, ASM421037v1, whole genome shotgun sequence, a genomic segment contains:
- the LOC143257478 gene encoding CAVP-target protein-like, producing MLAMFNKVLAVLISGVLLMEAANVDYMEAPKFTFPLFDLYSTSEQKPVHLETRVTPANDPNLTIKWFKNGQPLQTSLRITISFDNGVAVLYIHSAILADSGVYVCQASNTAGEATTRGVLSVTPI from the exons ATGTTAGCCATGTTTAACAAAGTGTTGGCTGTGTTAATATCTGGTGTTTTACTGATGGAAGCAGCTAATG TTGATTATATGGAAGCTCCAAAGTTCACGTTTCCACTGTTTGACCTCTACAGTACTTCTGAACAAAAACCTGTGCACTTAGAGACAAGGGTGACACCAGCCAATGATCCAAATCTTACaataaaatggtttaaaaatGGACAACCTCTTCAAACAA GTTTGCGTATAACCATCAGCTTTGACAATGGCGTAGCGGTGTTATACATACATTCTGCCATCCTGGCAGACAGTGGAGTATACGTTTGCCAAGCTTCTAATACAGCGGGAGAAGCTACTACCAGGGGCGTGTTGTCTGTTACACCAATTTAA